In Phocoena phocoena chromosome 3, mPhoPho1.1, whole genome shotgun sequence, a single window of DNA contains:
- the PLK2 gene encoding serine/threonine-protein kinase PLK2 isoform X1 codes for MELLRTITYQPAAGTKMCEQALGKACGGDSKKKRPQPPPEEPQPPQPQVQVQPAASHHHHHHSHSGAEISRIIVDPTTGKRYCRGKVLGKGGFAKCYEMTDLTNNKVYAAKIIPHSRVAKPHQREKIDKEIELHRILHHKHVVQFYHYFEDKENIYILLEYCSRRSMAHILKARKVLTEPEVRYYLRQIVSGLKYLHEQEILHRDLKLGNFFINEAMELKVGDFGLAARLEPLEHRRRTICGTPNYLSPEVLNKQGHGCESDIWALGCVMYTMLLGRPPFETTNLKETYRCIREARYTMPSSLLAPAKHLIASMLSKNPEDRPGLDDIIRHDFFLQGFTPDRLSSSCCHTVPDFHLSSPAKNFFKKAAAALFGGKKDKARYIDTHNKVAKEDEEIYKLRHDLKKTSITQQPSKHRTDEELQPPTTTVARSGTPAVENKQQIGDAIRMIVRGTLGSCSSSSECLEDSTMGSVADTVARVLRGCLENMPEADCIPKEQLSTSFQWVTKWVDYSNKYGFGYQLSDHTVGVLFNNGAHMSLLPDKKTVHYYAELGQCSVFPATDAPEQFISQVTVLKYFSHYMEENLMDGGDLPSVTDVRRPRLYLLQWLKSDKALMMLFNDGTFQVNFYHDHTKIIICSQNEEYLLTYINEDRISTTFRLTTLLMSGCSLELKNRMEYALNMLLQRCN; via the exons ATGGAGCTCTTGCGGACTATCACCTACCAGCCGGCCGCCGGCACGAAGATGTGCGAGCAGGCGCTGGGCAAGGCTTGCGGCGGGGACTCAAAGAAGAAGCGGCCGCAGCCGCCCCCCGAGGAACCGCAGCCGCCGCAGCCCCAGGTGCAGGTGCAGCCGGCCGCCtcgcaccaccatcaccaccactcgCACTCGGGGGCCGAGATCTCGAGGATTATCGTCGACCCCACCACGGGGAAGCGCTACTGCCGAGGCAAAGTGCTGGGAAAG GGTGGCTTTGCAAAATGTTACGAGATGACAGATTTGACAAACAACAAAGTCTACGCTGCAAAAATTATTCCTCACAGCAGAGTAGCCAAACCTCATCAAAGGGAAAAG attgaCAAAGAAATAGAGCTTCACAGAATTCTCCATCACAAGCATGTAGTGCAGTTTTACCACTACTTCGAGGATAAAGAGAACATTTACATTCTTTTGGAATATTGCAGTAGAAGG tCCATGGCTCATATCTTGAAAGCAAGGAAGGTGTTGACAGAGCCGGAAGTCCGATACTACCTCAGGCAGATTGTGTCTGGACTGAAGTACCTTCATGAACAAGAAATCCTGCACAGAGATCTCAAACTAG GAAACTTTTTTATTAATGAAGCCATGGAACTAAAAGTTGGGGACTTTGGTTTGGCAGCCAGGCTGGAACCCTTGGAACACAGAAGGAG AACGATATGTGGTACCCCAAATTATCTTTCTCCTGAAGTCCTCAACAAACAAGGACACGGCTGTGAATCAGACATTTGGGCCTTAGGCTGTGTAAT GTATACAATGTTATTAGGAAGACCCCCATTTGAAACTACAAACCTGAAAGAAACTTACAGGTGCATAAGAGAAGCAAGGTATACAATGCCCTCTTCGTTGCTGGCTCCTGCTAAGCACTTAATAGCCAGCATGTTGTCCAAAAATCCAGAAGATCGTCCCGGTTTGGATGACATCATTcgacatgatttttttttgcag GGCTTCACTCCAGACAGACTCTCTTCTAGCTGTTGTCATACAGTTCCAGATTTCCACTTGTCAAGCCCAGCTAAGAATTTCTTTAAGAAAGCAGCTGCTGCTCTTTTTGGTGGCAAAAAAGACAAAGCAAGATATATTGACACACACA ATAAAGTGGctaaagaagatgaagaaatttaCAAGCTTAGGCATGATTTGAAAAAGACTTCGATAACTCAGCAGCCCAGCAAACATAGGACAGATGAG GAACTCCAGCCACCTACCACTACAGTTGCCAGATCTGGAACACCCGCAGTGGAAAACAAGCAGCAGATTGGAGATGCTATTCGGATGATAGTCAGAGGAACTCTTGGCAGCTGCAGCAGTAGCAGTGAAT GCCTCGAGGACAGTACCATGGGAAGTGTCGCAGACACAGTGGCAAGAGTCCTTCGAGGATGTCTAGAAAACATGCCAGAAGCTGACTGCATCCCCAAAGAGCAGCTGAGCACTTCCTTTCAGTGGGTCACCAAGTGGGTCGACTACTCTAATAAATATGGCTTTGGGTACCAGCTCTCAGACCACACTGTAGGCGTCCTCTTCAACAACGGTGCTCACATGAGCCTCCTTCCAGATAAAAA AACAGTTCACTATTATGCAGAGCTTGGCCAATGCTCTGTTTTCCCAGCAACAGATGCCCCCGAACAATTCATTAGTCAAGTGACGGTGCTGAAATACTTCTCTCATTACATGGAGGAAAACCTCATGGAT GGTGGAGATCTGCCTAGTGTTACTGATGTTCGAAGACCTCGGCTCTACCTCCTTCAGTGGCTGAAATCTGATAAGGCCTTAATGATGCTCTTCAATGATGGCACCTTTCAG GTGAATTTCTACCACGATCATACGAAAATAATCATCTGTAGCCAAAATGAAGAATACCTTCTCACCTACATCAATGAGGACAGGATATCTACAACGTTTAGACTGACAACTCTGCTGATGTCTGGCTGTTCATTAGAATTAAAGAATCGAATGGAATATGCTCTGAACATGCTCTTACAGAGGTGTAACTGA
- the PLK2 gene encoding serine/threonine-protein kinase PLK2 isoform X2 codes for MELLRTITYQPAAGTKMCEQALGKACGGDSKKKRPQPPPEEPQPPQPQVQVQPAISRIIVDPTTGKRYCRGKVLGKGGFAKCYEMTDLTNNKVYAAKIIPHSRVAKPHQREKIDKEIELHRILHHKHVVQFYHYFEDKENIYILLEYCSRRSMAHILKARKVLTEPEVRYYLRQIVSGLKYLHEQEILHRDLKLGNFFINEAMELKVGDFGLAARLEPLEHRRRTICGTPNYLSPEVLNKQGHGCESDIWALGCVMYTMLLGRPPFETTNLKETYRCIREARYTMPSSLLAPAKHLIASMLSKNPEDRPGLDDIIRHDFFLQGFTPDRLSSSCCHTVPDFHLSSPAKNFFKKAAAALFGGKKDKARYIDTHNKVAKEDEEIYKLRHDLKKTSITQQPSKHRTDEELQPPTTTVARSGTPAVENKQQIGDAIRMIVRGTLGSCSSSSECLEDSTMGSVADTVARVLRGCLENMPEADCIPKEQLSTSFQWVTKWVDYSNKYGFGYQLSDHTVGVLFNNGAHMSLLPDKKTVHYYAELGQCSVFPATDAPEQFISQVTVLKYFSHYMEENLMDGGDLPSVTDVRRPRLYLLQWLKSDKALMMLFNDGTFQVNFYHDHTKIIICSQNEEYLLTYINEDRISTTFRLTTLLMSGCSLELKNRMEYALNMLLQRCN; via the exons ATGGAGCTCTTGCGGACTATCACCTACCAGCCGGCCGCCGGCACGAAGATGTGCGAGCAGGCGCTGGGCAAGGCTTGCGGCGGGGACTCAAAGAAGAAGCGGCCGCAGCCGCCCCCCGAGGAACCGCAGCCGCCGCAGCCCCAGGTGCAGGTGCAGCCGGCC ATCTCGAGGATTATCGTCGACCCCACCACGGGGAAGCGCTACTGCCGAGGCAAAGTGCTGGGAAAG GGTGGCTTTGCAAAATGTTACGAGATGACAGATTTGACAAACAACAAAGTCTACGCTGCAAAAATTATTCCTCACAGCAGAGTAGCCAAACCTCATCAAAGGGAAAAG attgaCAAAGAAATAGAGCTTCACAGAATTCTCCATCACAAGCATGTAGTGCAGTTTTACCACTACTTCGAGGATAAAGAGAACATTTACATTCTTTTGGAATATTGCAGTAGAAGG tCCATGGCTCATATCTTGAAAGCAAGGAAGGTGTTGACAGAGCCGGAAGTCCGATACTACCTCAGGCAGATTGTGTCTGGACTGAAGTACCTTCATGAACAAGAAATCCTGCACAGAGATCTCAAACTAG GAAACTTTTTTATTAATGAAGCCATGGAACTAAAAGTTGGGGACTTTGGTTTGGCAGCCAGGCTGGAACCCTTGGAACACAGAAGGAG AACGATATGTGGTACCCCAAATTATCTTTCTCCTGAAGTCCTCAACAAACAAGGACACGGCTGTGAATCAGACATTTGGGCCTTAGGCTGTGTAAT GTATACAATGTTATTAGGAAGACCCCCATTTGAAACTACAAACCTGAAAGAAACTTACAGGTGCATAAGAGAAGCAAGGTATACAATGCCCTCTTCGTTGCTGGCTCCTGCTAAGCACTTAATAGCCAGCATGTTGTCCAAAAATCCAGAAGATCGTCCCGGTTTGGATGACATCATTcgacatgatttttttttgcag GGCTTCACTCCAGACAGACTCTCTTCTAGCTGTTGTCATACAGTTCCAGATTTCCACTTGTCAAGCCCAGCTAAGAATTTCTTTAAGAAAGCAGCTGCTGCTCTTTTTGGTGGCAAAAAAGACAAAGCAAGATATATTGACACACACA ATAAAGTGGctaaagaagatgaagaaatttaCAAGCTTAGGCATGATTTGAAAAAGACTTCGATAACTCAGCAGCCCAGCAAACATAGGACAGATGAG GAACTCCAGCCACCTACCACTACAGTTGCCAGATCTGGAACACCCGCAGTGGAAAACAAGCAGCAGATTGGAGATGCTATTCGGATGATAGTCAGAGGAACTCTTGGCAGCTGCAGCAGTAGCAGTGAAT GCCTCGAGGACAGTACCATGGGAAGTGTCGCAGACACAGTGGCAAGAGTCCTTCGAGGATGTCTAGAAAACATGCCAGAAGCTGACTGCATCCCCAAAGAGCAGCTGAGCACTTCCTTTCAGTGGGTCACCAAGTGGGTCGACTACTCTAATAAATATGGCTTTGGGTACCAGCTCTCAGACCACACTGTAGGCGTCCTCTTCAACAACGGTGCTCACATGAGCCTCCTTCCAGATAAAAA AACAGTTCACTATTATGCAGAGCTTGGCCAATGCTCTGTTTTCCCAGCAACAGATGCCCCCGAACAATTCATTAGTCAAGTGACGGTGCTGAAATACTTCTCTCATTACATGGAGGAAAACCTCATGGAT GGTGGAGATCTGCCTAGTGTTACTGATGTTCGAAGACCTCGGCTCTACCTCCTTCAGTGGCTGAAATCTGATAAGGCCTTAATGATGCTCTTCAATGATGGCACCTTTCAG GTGAATTTCTACCACGATCATACGAAAATAATCATCTGTAGCCAAAATGAAGAATACCTTCTCACCTACATCAATGAGGACAGGATATCTACAACGTTTAGACTGACAACTCTGCTGATGTCTGGCTGTTCATTAGAATTAAAGAATCGAATGGAATATGCTCTGAACATGCTCTTACAGAGGTGTAACTGA